One window of Flavobacterium dauae genomic DNA carries:
- a CDS encoding DUF2795 domain-containing protein: MYWTLELASYLSDAPWPATKDELIDYAIRTGAPLEVVENLQSIEDEGEIYESMEEIWPDYPSDEDYLWNEDEY, encoded by the coding sequence ATGTATTGGACATTAGAATTAGCATCGTATTTAAGTGATGCCCCGTGGCCAGCTACGAAAGACGAGCTTATAGATTATGCTATTAGAACTGGTGCACCTTTAGAAGTTGTAGAAAACTTACAGTCTATTGAAGACGAAGGTGAAATCTACGAATCAATGGAAGAAATTTGGCCAGATTATCCTTCAGATGAAGACTATCTTTGGAACGAGGATGAATATTAA
- a CDS encoding cob(I)yrinic acid a,c-diamide adenosyltransferase — translation MKVYTKTGDKGTTALFGGTRVPKYHIRIESYGTVDELNSYIGLIRDQEISFVYKDQLIKIQDKLFTLGAILATDPEKAILKNGKERLNIPKISEDDIAFLEQSIDEMESHLPQMTHFVLPGGHTTVSYCHIARCVCRRAERLSTHLNDIDPTDEMVLKYLNRLSDYLFVLARKLTFDLKVDEVKWIPEKH, via the coding sequence ATGAAAGTTTATACAAAAACAGGCGATAAAGGAACAACTGCATTATTTGGCGGCACACGTGTACCAAAATACCATATCAGAATAGAAAGTTACGGCACGGTTGACGAGTTAAATTCGTACATTGGTTTGATTCGCGATCAGGAAATTTCTTTTGTTTATAAAGACCAATTAATAAAAATTCAGGATAAATTATTCACTTTAGGAGCCATTTTGGCAACCGATCCTGAAAAAGCTATTTTAAAAAACGGTAAAGAACGATTGAATATTCCGAAAATTTCTGAAGATGACATTGCTTTTTTAGAACAATCAATCGATGAAATGGAAAGTCATCTGCCTCAAATGACCCATTTTGTTCTACCAGGCGGACACACCACTGTGTCATATTGTCATATTGCACGTTGCGTTTGTCGTAGAGCAGAGCGTTTATCTACCCATTTAAATGACATAGACCCTACAGATGAAATGGTTTTAAAGTATTTAAACCGACTTTCTGACTATTTGTTTGTATTGGCACGAAAGTTGACTTTTGATTTGAAAGTCGATGAGGTAAAATGGATACCTGAAAAGCATTAA
- a CDS encoding M56 family metallopeptidase has translation MNPVVLYLLKVNVLLIVCWFFYRLFLQKETFYNTIRWYFISSVLLAFVLPLITYTKTVIIEQTPVFNDLNWENTILPETMALQPEPAFWETINWQSVVLYILLAVSICCVVKSVYQILKLYISIEKLPILNNSQIKITDNQQNIYSFYQWIVVPENKLSAANLEMILAHEKIHLNQKHTFDLIFIELVSAVFWFNPLIKKLQKDVNTNLEFIVDEKMIDLYEPVLYQKSLLNEHCNYTLKYINAFNTSDLKKRIIQLNTQKSKKMKKLKFLVAAPVLVTFFALFQIETVAQIKTIEVQEVSENNEKEDSFYIQIHSKYDDTYYERTTKMLKDKYDLDVKFYDLKRNKNGELTRLAVSYYSNNIRNIIGNYLSESNTPIEPFQLHIYKKDNEYFIENGLKSDEESETVNIVLDETKTQNQFSFNAETLKTDRKVFDEVVKRYSITVDDVPMTKKQLEKFDNSKIQSINLDIDQTGKKNVTTVNLFTKMPEIYVNNQKTDLEKDLEILLSDRRAFDRVASKYPIYVDDVLMSKKELKNFDTKKIRSVYVDKDVTEIKLTTKTSDTETFFFKIADENNLKAERGFDFNKEGSIKINGKNATLEELKQHIDAENKKKDSRFVVKNAQIQKKNDEVTYITLKGIGSVSNKNIVYIIDGKESKAENFSKIHPNDIDRIDVLKDQKSIEKYGDKAKDGVIIVTTKSKKEVSLQQKKATLKARKLAMQKRERVINESKEKILQRKIERENLRKELTTKKDEIQKNVERRKKEIEKLRQEQEKLRKNHKYVTVSNKDDSKLLEKDYETVNAIFKDLKDIKKIEDENIKITSISASITRDDGTKIEIAEKY, from the coding sequence ATGAATCCAGTTGTTTTATATCTTTTAAAAGTAAATGTTTTACTGATTGTATGTTGGTTTTTTTATCGTTTGTTTTTACAAAAAGAAACTTTTTACAATACCATTCGGTGGTATTTTATCAGTTCTGTTTTACTTGCTTTTGTTCTTCCGTTAATTACTTACACAAAAACGGTAATTATTGAACAAACACCGGTTTTTAATGATTTAAATTGGGAAAACACTATTTTACCAGAAACAATGGCACTACAACCTGAACCTGCTTTTTGGGAAACAATAAATTGGCAATCGGTGGTTTTATACATTTTATTGGCGGTGAGTATTTGCTGCGTAGTAAAATCGGTTTACCAGATATTAAAGTTGTATATCAGTATTGAGAAGTTGCCTATTTTAAACAATTCGCAGATTAAAATTACCGATAATCAACAAAATATTTATTCTTTTTATCAATGGATCGTTGTTCCCGAAAACAAACTTTCTGCTGCTAATTTAGAAATGATTTTAGCACACGAAAAAATCCATCTTAACCAAAAACACACTTTTGATTTGATTTTTATTGAATTAGTTTCAGCTGTTTTCTGGTTCAACCCATTGATAAAAAAACTTCAGAAAGACGTCAATACTAATTTAGAATTTATTGTTGACGAAAAAATGATTGATTTATACGAACCTGTTCTGTATCAAAAAAGTCTTTTAAACGAACATTGCAATTACACGTTAAAATACATAAACGCTTTTAATACCAGCGATTTAAAAAAACGAATTATTCAATTAAACACTCAAAAATCAAAAAAAATGAAAAAATTAAAATTTTTAGTAGCCGCCCCGGTTTTGGTAACCTTTTTCGCATTGTTTCAAATAGAAACAGTGGCACAAATTAAAACCATTGAAGTACAGGAAGTATCAGAAAATAATGAAAAAGAAGATTCTTTTTACATACAAATTCACAGTAAATATGATGATACTTATTATGAGCGAACAACAAAAATGCTGAAAGATAAATATGATTTAGATGTGAAGTTTTATGATTTAAAACGAAACAAAAATGGGGAGTTAACACGCTTAGCAGTTTCTTATTATTCCAATAATATCCGCAATATAATAGGTAATTATTTAAGCGAAAGTAATACACCCATTGAGCCTTTTCAACTTCATATTTATAAAAAAGATAATGAATATTTTATTGAAAATGGTTTAAAAAGTGATGAAGAATCTGAAACTGTAAACATTGTTTTAGATGAAACAAAAACTCAAAATCAATTTTCATTTAACGCAGAAACTTTAAAAACAGACAGAAAAGTGTTTGATGAGGTTGTTAAAAGATATTCTATTACGGTAGATGATGTTCCGATGACAAAAAAACAACTGGAAAAATTCGACAATTCAAAAATTCAATCGATTAATTTGGATATAGATCAAACAGGAAAAAAGAATGTTACTACCGTAAATCTTTTTACGAAAATGCCTGAAATATATGTCAATAATCAAAAAACTGATTTAGAAAAAGATTTAGAAATACTACTTTCTGACAGAAGAGCTTTTGACAGAGTTGCATCAAAATATCCAATTTATGTAGATGATGTACTTATGTCTAAAAAAGAATTAAAGAATTTTGATACAAAAAAAATAAGATCAGTATATGTTGATAAAGATGTAACAGAAATTAAATTGACAACAAAAACCAGTGATACCGAAACATTTTTCTTCAAAATTGCAGATGAGAACAATTTAAAAGCTGAAAGAGGCTTTGATTTTAATAAAGAAGGAAGTATTAAAATTAATGGTAAAAACGCTACTTTAGAAGAATTAAAACAACACATTGATGCTGAAAATAAGAAAAAAGATTCTCGTTTTGTGGTAAAAAACGCACAAATACAGAAAAAAAATGATGAAGTTACTTATATAACCCTTAAAGGGATAGGAAGTGTGTCTAACAAAAATATAGTTTATATTATTGATGGAAAAGAATCAAAAGCTGAAAATTTTTCTAAGATACATCCTAATGATATTGATCGCATTGATGTGTTAAAAGATCAAAAATCGATTGAAAAATACGGTGATAAAGCCAAAGACGGGGTAATTATAGTAACTACAAAATCTAAAAAAGAAGTTTCGTTACAACAAAAAAAAGCTACTTTAAAAGCAAGAAAATTAGCAATGCAAAAGCGAGAACGAGTTATAAATGAAAGTAAAGAGAAAATTCTTCAGCGAAAAATAGAAAGAGAAAACCTTAGAAAAGAGTTAACTACAAAAAAAGATGAAATTCAAAAAAATGTTGAACGCCGTAAAAAAGAAATCGAAAAATTAAGACAAGAACAAGAAAAATTGAGAAAAAATCATAAATATGTTACTGTTTCAAATAAAGATGATAGCAAACTACTTGAAAAAGATTACGAAACGGTAAATGCTATTTTTAAAGATTTAAAAGATATTAAAAAGATAGAAGATGAAAATATTAAAATTACTTCTATTTCAGCATCTATCACAAGAGATGACGGTACAAAAATTGAAATAGCAGAAAAGTATTAG
- a CDS encoding ISAon1 family transposase → MGGFFGVNGKKLQRQYKKHLSSFSTWQPKEHAHQWIVYPQNIGTHLAIDEVALSQGELYTIVTNKKAKGKKGSLVAIIAGTKTEQVIEHISKIDLKKRQAVIEITLDMANSMKLIAKKCFPKAVQVTDRFHVQKLTLEALQELRIKHRWEAMDKENQAVLQAKSENKTYNPPILNNGDTVKQLLVRSRYLLYKSREKWTKNQEERAEILFKLYPDIKTAYSLSAQLRTIYNSKNDKNSAMLKLAHWYRKVEEAGFKNFNIVLNTIKGNYQSILNYFDNRSTNASAEAFNAKIKAFRSQFRGVRKIDFFLFRLSKLFA, encoded by the coding sequence ATCGGAGGGTTCTTTGGCGTTAACGGCAAAAAACTTCAAAGGCAATATAAAAAACATCTCAGCTCATTTAGCACTTGGCAACCCAAGGAACACGCTCATCAATGGATTGTTTACCCCCAAAACATTGGTACGCATTTGGCAATTGACGAAGTAGCCTTGTCTCAAGGCGAACTTTATACCATTGTTACCAATAAAAAAGCCAAGGGTAAAAAAGGATCATTAGTTGCCATTATTGCCGGAACCAAAACAGAACAAGTTATTGAACATATTAGTAAAATAGATTTAAAAAAAAGACAAGCAGTTATTGAAATTACTTTAGATATGGCTAATTCTATGAAGTTAATAGCCAAAAAATGTTTTCCAAAAGCAGTACAAGTGACAGATCGTTTCCACGTGCAAAAATTAACCTTAGAAGCGTTACAAGAACTTAGAATAAAGCATCGATGGGAAGCTATGGATAAAGAAAATCAAGCCGTACTACAAGCTAAATCAGAAAACAAAACATATAACCCACCAATTTTAAACAATGGCGATACTGTAAAGCAATTGTTGGTCAGAAGCCGTTATTTACTGTATAAATCAAGAGAAAAATGGACAAAAAATCAAGAAGAAAGAGCCGAAATCCTATTTAAATTATATCCCGATATTAAAACAGCATATTCTTTATCCGCACAACTACGAACTATCTACAATAGTAAAAACGATAAAAATAGTGCTATGCTAAAATTAGCACATTGGTATAGAAAAGTAGAAGAAGCGGGCTTTAAAAACTTCAATATTGTTCTCAATACCATAAAGGGTAATTACCAATCAATACTAAACTATTTCGATAATCGAAGCACCAATGCATCAGCAGAGGCTTTTAATGCTAAAATTAAAGCTTTTAGATCACAATTTAGAGGTGTTAGAAAAATTGATTTTTTTCTGTTTAGATTATCTAAGCTTTTTGCTTAA
- a CDS encoding ISAon1 family transposase N-terminal region protein: MEAYLELLKLILPTFLVDHFDLNSFKNSEENLHLYFEEKLSPPKEFNSEDLVSKGFLDEITIQDFPLRGKLVYLHIKRRRWTNKNTGEIVKRNWQLVAKGTRMTQEFAAFLKEINR; the protein is encoded by the coding sequence TTGGAAGCATATCTAGAATTATTAAAACTTATTTTACCTACCTTTTTGGTTGATCATTTTGATTTGAACTCTTTTAAAAATTCAGAAGAAAACCTACATCTATATTTTGAAGAAAAATTAAGCCCTCCAAAAGAGTTTAACTCTGAAGATTTAGTATCTAAAGGTTTTTTGGATGAAATTACCATTCAAGACTTTCCTCTTAGAGGCAAGCTTGTTTATTTACACATTAAACGCCGTCGTTGGACAAACAAAAACACCGGCGAAATAGTTAAAAGAAATTGGCAGTTAGTAGCTAAAGGAACCCGTATGACGCAAGAATTTGCGGCTTTTTTAAAAGAAATTAATAGATAA
- a CDS encoding BlaI/MecI/CopY family transcriptional regulator, which translates to MEKLTNKEEEIMQVIWQLKKAFVNDILEEMPEPKPHYNTLSTIVRLLEEKGFVAHKSYGKSHQYYPVIDLEAYRSVFVTDSIKKYFGNSVSNLVNYFVKEEKLTETEIKELMKIIENNKK; encoded by the coding sequence ATGGAAAAATTAACAAACAAAGAAGAAGAAATAATGCAGGTAATTTGGCAGTTAAAAAAAGCATTTGTAAATGATATTTTAGAAGAAATGCCAGAACCTAAGCCGCATTACAACACGCTTTCAACCATTGTTCGGTTATTAGAAGAAAAAGGATTTGTGGCACATAAAAGTTACGGAAAATCGCATCAGTATTATCCCGTTATTGATTTAGAAGCGTATCGCAGTGTTTTTGTAACCGATTCTATAAAGAAATATTTTGGCAATTCGGTTTCAAATTTGGTGAATTACTTTGTAAAAGAAGAAAAATTAACCGAAACTGAGATTAAAGAATTAATGAAAATTATCGAAAACAATAAAAAATAG
- a CDS encoding DoxX family protein → MKINNTKTSSKTLGIGLLLFRLCLGGLMIANHGWMKIINYETLKNEFFSFLGLGSNISLILAICAETVCSLLLIFGLYTRLALIPLIITMLVAMGVHGWELFGGDAEMSFLYLIGFVFLFIAGPGENSIDARMSKRSFY, encoded by the coding sequence ATGAAAATAAATAATACTAAAACATCATCCAAAACATTAGGTATTGGCTTGTTATTATTTCGTTTATGTTTAGGCGGGTTAATGATTGCTAACCACGGATGGATGAAAATTATAAATTACGAAACATTAAAAAACGAATTTTTTAGTTTTTTAGGGTTAGGTTCAAATATTTCTTTAATATTGGCAATTTGTGCTGAAACAGTATGTTCTTTATTGTTAATTTTTGGCTTATACACGCGCTTGGCGTTGATACCTTTAATTATTACAATGTTAGTTGCAATGGGCGTACACGGATGGGAACTATTTGGTGGCGATGCAGAAATGAGTTTTTTATATTTGATTGGTTTTGTGTTTTTATTTATTGCGGGTCCGGGCGAAAACAGTATTGATGCACGAATGAGTAAAAGATCGTTTTATTAA